From the genome of Streptacidiphilus rugosus AM-16, one region includes:
- a CDS encoding class I SAM-dependent methyltransferase: protein MTTESPYKELQYGWEAAYQQQSAGPLWQDDPIPVIPQAIEALTELGARTVVDLGCGDGRNLAALVDAGFTALGVDIAPTGLEHARKIIKQRSFLLRADATELPLIDGSVDAVTCFDVFGQIQDPSELIKEARRLLTDEGVFITNAFTPEDETYGEGEEIAPNTFAYKDTLFRYYTEEEIRALFDGWEIISLKRVSWDDPPHGDFRPKPHRHDNWIVFATPVD from the coding sequence ATGACCACGGAGTCCCCCTACAAGGAGCTTCAGTACGGGTGGGAGGCCGCGTACCAGCAGCAGTCCGCCGGCCCGCTCTGGCAGGACGATCCGATCCCGGTGATCCCCCAGGCGATCGAGGCCCTGACCGAGCTGGGCGCCCGCACGGTGGTCGACCTCGGCTGCGGCGACGGCCGCAACCTGGCCGCTCTGGTCGACGCCGGCTTCACGGCTCTCGGGGTCGACATCGCGCCGACCGGCCTGGAGCACGCCCGCAAGATCATCAAGCAGCGCTCCTTCCTGCTCCGCGCGGACGCGACCGAGCTGCCCCTGATCGACGGCAGCGTCGACGCGGTCACCTGCTTCGACGTCTTCGGCCAGATCCAGGACCCGAGCGAGCTCATCAAGGAGGCCCGCCGTCTGCTCACCGACGAGGGGGTCTTCATCACCAACGCGTTCACGCCCGAGGACGAGACCTACGGCGAGGGCGAGGAGATCGCGCCGAACACCTTCGCCTACAAGGACACCCTCTTCCGCTACTACACCGAGGAGGAGATCCGCGCGCTGTTCGACGGCTGGGAGATCATCTCGCTGAAGCGCGTCTCCTGGGACGACCCGCCGCACGGCGACTTCCGTCCCAAGCCGCACCGGCACGACAACTGGATCGTCTTCGCCACCCCCGTGGACTGA